The Candidatus Eisenbacteria bacterium sequence CGGGGAATGCTCTTCCCGCTCCTCTTGTGATCACCATTCCTGAGCTCAAGGGCACGTTCCAACCTGACTACAAGGAACCCAATGAGGGCAGGCTCGTCAGGATAAACAACGTGACAATTGTTGGGGCCGCCGGCAACTGGGCCAGCACGAATTACACCATATCAGACGGGGTGAACACTGACACTCTGTACATCTACAACGGATCCGGCTGCCTCGCCCACCCACTCATTGGGCAGCCCATCCCGACGGGGGCGTTCGACGTCGTCGGCATTCTGACCCAGTTCGATGGCGCCTCGCCGTACACGGCCGGGTATCAGATTTCGCCGCGCTACGTTTGGGACATAATACCGGTGGACCCCGGTCCCATCATTACAAGTGGTCCTAACGAGGACAGTCTCACGACCACTTCTGCCATGATTTTCTGGACAACCAACACCGCCTCCACAAGCGTGGTCGACTACGGTCCTACCACGTCTTACGGAAGCACCACACTGGACACCCTCAATCTCGTGACAAACCATGCCGTCCAGTTGACGGGCTTGAGCCCGAACACCGTCTATCACTACAAAGTGTCCTCAAAGGACGCGCTGGGCACGAGGTCGAGCAACGATCACGTCCTCGTCACAGTATCGGACGTCGCTGGAGAGTTCCACATTTATTTCAACAGGAGCGTCGACACTTCTTACCAGACAGGCACGCCGGCCATCGGAAGCCAGAACTTCCAGCAATTACTCATAGACAGAATAAACGCCGCGGCCTATTCGATCGACTGTTGCTTCTATAGCTTCAGCCTTTCTGACGTGGCAAACGCACTAATCGCTGCAAAGAACAGAGGGGTCCAGGTGCGCTTCATCGTCGAGCAGGACAACTCGGGAAGTACTCAGATATCCAACCTCATGAGCGCCGGGATACCAGTGATCACCAGCACCTACGGCGGCAACCATGGCTCGGCCCAAGGATGGGGGATCAATCACAACAAGTTCGCCGTCTTCGATTGCCTGAACACTGCCTCAAAGACCGACGACTGGGTGTGGACCGGTTCGTGGAACTGTTCCATCTCGGGCAACGATGACGCAAATAGTGCCCTCACAATCCAGGATTACGGTATCGCCTCCGCATACACGATCGAGTTTAACGAAATGTGGGGTTCCGAAACCGTCACGCCCAATGCCAGCAACTCAAGACAGGGCAACAGGAAGCTCAACAACACGCCACACAAGTTCACACTTAGCGGAATACCGGCACAGCAATACATGAGCCCTTCTGATGGAACGGAAGGCAAGATAATTCAGGCGATAGGCGCCGCCGATTCGAGCCTTTACTTCTGCATCTTGAGCTACACGAGCAATGACATTTCCGCCGCAATGAAGCAGAAGTGGGACGGCGTTCCAGGATTCCAGGTGAGGGGCGTCTTCGATGGAGGTTCCATAGGACCGATTACGAATGGAAGTGAGTGGTATGCCCTGTCCGGCGATCCGACGGCTTACTATTATTGGACGCCTGCGGCAGACGTCTGGCAGGACGCTCTTCCGTCTTCCGTTCTGTTGCATCACAAATACCTGATCATTGACTCGAGCTGGCCGCAGAGGGATCCGACCGTCATCACAGGCTCTCACAACTGGAGCAACGCAGCCAACACCGTCAACGATGAGAACACCTTTGTCATTCACGACGCGACCGTGGCGAACCTGTACGTTCAGGAATTCGCGGCCAGATATCATGAGGCCGGAGGAACGGGTTCAATACTCGTCTCGGTTGACAACGTCGCAGGAGTACCGAAGCCCAACATAACTCTCGAAGCCTTCCCGAATCCTTTCAATCCAAGCGTTAACGTGAGATATCTACTCAGTTCGCCCGCGATGGTTTCGCTCAGGGTCTATGACGTTTCTGGACGCCTCGTGAGGACGCTGCAGGAGAATCACAGCGAACTACCAGGCTTCCACAGCATACCGTGGGACGGAAAGGACACGTCGGGCGGAAATCTTGGAAGCGGCGTCTACGTTGTACGCCTGGAGGCAGGAAAAACCGCAAGGAACGAGAAGGTAGTCCTTTTGAAGTAGGACAATCCACTTTTCTCTCGAGTGAACGAATGGAGCCCGATTGCCGAGATCTCCG is a genomic window containing:
- a CDS encoding phospholipase D-like domain-containing protein: MKKVLALVSVGLFLVLAAGAALALDNIVNIHVNDVNGNPVAPYAVGTTINIDGIITAEFTKPGVAYSRAFIQDETGGINLYSASTHTCFVVGDDVSITATVGVYNGMIEAVYSSYTINSSGNALPAPLVITIPELKGTFQPDYKEPNEGRLVRINNVTIVGAAGNWASTNYTISDGVNTDTLYIYNGSGCLAHPLIGQPIPTGAFDVVGILTQFDGASPYTAGYQISPRYVWDIIPVDPGPIITSGPNEDSLTTTSAMIFWTTNTASTSVVDYGPTTSYGSTTLDTLNLVTNHAVQLTGLSPNTVYHYKVSSKDALGTRSSNDHVLVTVSDVAGEFHIYFNRSVDTSYQTGTPAIGSQNFQQLLIDRINAAAYSIDCCFYSFSLSDVANALIAAKNRGVQVRFIVEQDNSGSTQISNLMSAGIPVITSTYGGNHGSAQGWGINHNKFAVFDCLNTASKTDDWVWTGSWNCSISGNDDANSALTIQDYGIASAYTIEFNEMWGSETVTPNASNSRQGNRKLNNTPHKFTLSGIPAQQYMSPSDGTEGKIIQAIGAADSSLYFCILSYTSNDISAAMKQKWDGVPGFQVRGVFDGGSIGPITNGSEWYALSGDPTAYYYWTPAADVWQDALPSSVLLHHKYLIIDSSWPQRDPTVITGSHNWSNAANTVNDENTFVIHDATVANLYVQEFAARYHEAGGTGSILVSVDNVAGVPKPNITLEAFPNPFNPSVNVRYLLSSPAMVSLRVYDVSGRLVRTLQENHSELPGFHSIPWDGKDTSGGNLGSGVYVVRLEAGKTARNEKVVLLK